In Phocoena phocoena chromosome 7, mPhoPho1.1, whole genome shotgun sequence, the genomic window CGGGGCAGACAGTTGGAATTTCCACGCCCTACAACTCCGGGTTTAGGGGAAGGGGCCCGAGACTGCGGTAGGTGGTGACAGTCTTGGTCCGGTTAAGAGCGTAATTGTGTGGATGTGCGCAGACGTTTGAAGGTAGCAAAGAGTCTTTGCACGCTCACGACTTCCCTGCGAGATGGCCCCTAGACCGCCGGagaaacccattttacagactagaCGGTGTTACCCtatttcccagatgaggaaaccgagaagCTGCCAGCCCCCGACCCTCGGAATGTGCAGAGGTGGAGCCGCGCCGCCCTCGGGGCACTCCCGGGCGTGGGCGCTCCGGGCGGGCCCTGTCCCCTGGCCGCCCAGCGCCGGAGAATGGTGGGCCGAGTGCCGGCCCTGCCACGCAGCCGCAGAGGCTCGGCCCCGCAGGGGGGCGGGCGGCAGGAAGGAAGGCGACGCCCCCTGGAGTGCGGCAAGAACCCGGCCGGGCCCGCCTCCTAGCCCGCCAAGCCGCGCCGGCCCCAGAAGTGATGAAAGCCCCGGCCAAGTCCAGGTCACGCCGAAACCGTTGCCCTTTTAAGGGGGAGCCTTGAAACGGCGCCCGGGTTCCATGTTTGCATCCGCCTCGCGGGGAGGAAACTCCATGTTGTAACAAAGTTTCCTccgcgccccctccctccccctcccccttagaacctggctcccctcccctccgaAGCTCGCGGggatccctccctcccacccctcccctcccccccgcgCCCCGATTCCGGCCCGAGCCGGGGGGGAGGCCGGGCGCCCGGGCCAGAGTCCGGCCGGAGCGGAGCGCGCCCGGCCCCATGGACAGCTCGGCCGTCATTACTCAGATCAGCAAGGAGGAAGCGCGGAGCCCGCTACGGAGCAAAGGTACTGGGGCGCGCGGAGGGACCCGCAATCCGGGCGCtgcggggaggaggagggggccgcGACCCTCCCCAGGGCAGCCGCCGCTGCCGCCCCAGGCTCCCGACTCGGCGGGGCCCGAAGCTTCCAACCGGAGGGGGAGCTGGTTGAGAGTTTGAACTCGCAGAGGCTCAGAGACGCGGGGCGGGGCCTGCCCCCTTTTGAGCGCTCCTGTCTGCTcgaggtggggaaactgaggcaggggtAGAGAAGGGGCGCCCTCCGGGTTTCCCGGACTGGCTGTGCGCGATGCCCGAGAgtcgccccctcccccccattgGCGCCAgtggggctgggagatgggggGGTTGAAGAGGGCGCCTTCAGGCCACCAGCTGAGACTCCGCCCCCTCTGGGCCGCGGTCTGGTCGGGTCGAGGGAGGGGGCGCAGAGGTGACATCGGGCTGGGGAGGGTTGGAAGGATCTCCCGCTACCACACAGCCACGTTCTTCACAAACTTTCGCGTCACTCGTGGAGGCGCCGAGCCTCTCGGAGACGCAGAGAGGGACAACCGCTTTTAAGGATCGCCAGCGCGCCCGCGGGGAGACCCGCGTCGGACCGGGAACTCGGAGCCCCGGCTGCAGGCCGGTGGGCGCCGGGTCTGTGCGCACACGCACCGACTCGAGATGCCGCCGGCCTCGGCCGGGCACCCCGGGGCTTGACGGGTTTGGGCAGGGGGTCTGCCCTTCCTTGTCCCGGTGTTGACTTAAGAGGCTAGGAAGTCCCTCCAGGTCTTCGCACCTGTGGCCTGGGCCTAGCTCAACCCGGGCCGGGTGGAGGGGATGTTGGAGGGCGGGCCGTCTATCAGCGGGACCTAAGTTGGAGGTCCGGGCGGGGGCGGAGGAGGAGGGGCCAGCAGATGGCGGCAGGACACTGGCCCCAGGcccccaccccctgtctctgggCCCAGCCTCAGGGAGGACTTTGCACCTCTGGAGGCGGAGAGgatggaaggaggagaaggagagcaggagtgggccccagggccccaggcctCAACCCTCTCTGGCAGGGGCCCTACTGAATAGGGGCTGCTCAGGTACAGGGTGTGTCAGGAGGTGCCCCCAGTGGGCTGATCTCCCAGCAGCGATGGAGGCTGTTAGGAAGAGAAAACACCTTCAGTCCCCGCCTCAAGCCAGCCCACTCCCTAATGTGGGTAACTTTGTACCCACACTAGAAGGACTTGTGGGGAGCGGAGGGGTGGCCTGGAGCCAAGACTGTCTGGATGCCACTTTCGTGTGTGTCCCTCAATGAAGGCAGCACGGCCAGAGCGTCTCAGCCCAGGGGTTCGTGCCTGGGCACACGTGCCCACCTCTGCAGGCCAGTCAGCATGCCTTCCCCCACCTTGGGCCTCCCTGCTTCAGGTGACCAGAAGTCTGCGGCTTCTCAGAAGCCCCGGAGTCGGGGCCTCCTCCACTCACTGTTCTGCTGTGTCTGCCGGGATGATGGGGAGGCCCTGCCTGCCCACAGTGGGGCGCCCCTGCTCGTGGAGGAGAACGGTGCTGTCCCCAAGGTGTGTGATGGCCAGGAGGGCGCTGCAGGGGAACCTGGGCTCAGCCCTCAGGGGGTTTAGGGGGAGGGGGCTCTTCATGACCTGCTCGTAGGCCCTGGAAGGAGGGTGGAGCCCCTCTGTCCCCCCACCAAGCCCTCCACCCTCCCAGGCCTTCCCAGCCCTGAATGCCCCAAGACTGCCTCCCAAGGGAGGGCCCCCCAACCATGGGAATTCTGAATTTCCCCTTCAGAAGTGGAAGCTTTCCTCTGCCTTGGTTTCCCAGGTCAGGAAGTGAAGCCCAGAGAGCCAGGCGGCCTACCCCAGGCTCCAGAGTTGGCAGGGGCAAAGCTGGGAAGGGGTTGGTCTCTCCCACTGTCCTTGTGGCTCGCCAGgtagagggctgggggagggaagacaTGTGGAGGAGAAATGACTGGGGCTTGAGAGAGGTGCCCGCAGCCAGCCCCGCCCATCCCCACAGCACACCCCAGTCCAGTACCTGCTCCCCGAGGCCAAGGCCCAGGACTCGGACAAGATCTGCGTAGTCATCGACCTGGACGAGACCCTGGTGCACAGCTCCTTCAAGGTGGGCCCTGCCCAGCAGCCCTCAGCCCCGGGTCTCTAAGGGAGTCTGCCCAGGCCTGGGAGGCGGTCTCGGCGGGCCTCGCCCCAGCTCCAGCAGCTCTTTTTCCCCCTCACAGCCAGTGAACAATGCCGACTTCATCATCCCTGTGGAGATTGATGGGGTGGTCCACCAGGTGAGGGGCTGGGTGTGGGGGGAGGTGGTAGGCTTGGTATCTGTCTTCCAGACCCCAGGCTCTTCCCACCAATCCTGAGAGTCCCAGATGGGACTCTGATAGATGTGGAATgtcagaggcccagagagggtgtgagacttgcctaaggtcacacggACCCTCAGGGACTTGGCCCGACTCCAAGGCCTGCAGGGAGTCGGGGTCCTCTTCGGTGCCCCCTCGCCCCACCCTGCCCGGGACCCAGTTCAAGTAATTCAGGATAGGTTGTGTGCTGTCCAGCCTGTTCTCCATTACTTGGCTCGGGGGCCGGTGCTCTGCAGCTCTGGGGTGAGGGGGTTGCCCCCAGGCCCCTACATCTGGCTGAGGCCACggtggaggaaggggctgggaatTAGTGATTCCCTTTGAGGCAGGGCCCAAAACCAGGAGTTGGAGGTTCATTTTGATACTCTTCTGGATGGGTGGGTGTCTTCCCCAGTGGTGGTTGCACCGGCTGGCTGAGTGGAGCCCGCAGGCCATGGGACCAGCCTCCCTCCTGTGCCTCCTCCACGcactccctcccagcccccagctgccccGCCCCACCCAGGCCTGTGGGCCAGCAGTCCCCTCACTGGCCCACCCCCCAGGTCTATGTGCTGAAGCGGCCCCACGTCGACGAGTTCCTGCAGCGGATGGGTGAGCTCTTCGAATGTGTGCTGTTCACCGCCAGCCTTGCCAAGGTGAGCCCTCCACGCTCCGAAGGCCTCCTGGGGCATCTCTGCTTCCTATCTGCCTCCAGCGCACGACCTCTGGGCAGTGACCTCTGGGTCGCTCTTGGCCCTGGATgacccacctcctgccccccagTACGCAGACCCAGTAGCTGACCTGCTGGACAAGTGGGGGGCCTTCCGGGCGCGGCTGTTTCGTGAGTCATGCGTCTTCCACCGGGGGAACTACGTGAAGGACCTGAGCCGGCTGGGCCGAGACCTTCGGCGGGTGCTCATCCTGGACAACTCACCCGCCTCCTATGTCTTCCATCCAGATAACGCCGTAAGTGCCgggcagggtggggatgggggccccTGCTGGGGTCTGGTGCCCTCCcgttcctccctctttcctcagtgACCCATGCCTGCTGCCCACCCGCCTGGTCCACGCACTGCTGCTCCCTGTTCTGTGTTAGTCACTCAGCCCATTCTGCCTGCAGATACAGGGCACCTGCCATGGGCTCGGGTCCCTGCTGGACACTGGAGCAGTTTCCATTTTTCAGACCGCCAGTCGTGAGCTGTTAGTGGAACACGGAAATAATTTAGTGGGTCTGAGttgggattttaaaaagaaatgaaatagaactgAAAATATCAGAGTTCTTAGCACGCGGTGAGGTTAAGTATGGCCCCGTAGAACCTCTGCTCTGACCTGTGTGTAAATGTGACTCGCTGGGGCTGCCGTCAGAATGTCTGAAGACTGGGTAAGGGGCTTCCAGGAGGTGCCCGTCGAGCAGTGGGTGCTCAGGACTGATCTGCACCTCCTGTGCTCAGGGCCGCCTGCCCCCCTCACCGCCCTACACCCATCTGCTTAGGTACCGGTGGCTTCGTGGTTTGACAACATGAGTGACACAGAGCTCCACGACCTCCTGCCTTTCTTCGAGCAGCTCAGCCGTGTGGATGACGTGTACTCAGTGCTCAGGCAGCCTCGGCCTGGCAGCTAGTGAGGTGCCATGGGGCCAGGACCTGCCCCTGACCGCACCTTCACCCCTCACACGCGGACTCTTCCTAAAGAAAACTCAGCGCCACGGGGAAGTGGGCGTCTCCCCCGCCAGCCCGGCCAGGCTGTGCAGGGGGCGGCAGGCTGCACCGAGGGCGACGAGTCCTGGGTCCCTGTGTCAGTGCCTTAGAACCTCCTCCTTCCTGGGGGGACCTGTGGGGCCCTGCGTGCcgcctccctcctttctctctctcctttctctctctctctctctctctctctctctctctctctctctctctctctctctctctctgcatggcCATGTTTCTCTGCTGCCAAATTGGGTCCCTCGGGCCCTTCCAGttctgcctgggggaggggcagagtttTGCTGCCCCATGCCTTGGGCCCCCAGCCTGGGAACAGTGGACACCAAGTGCCTTGCATAGAGCCCTCTTCTCGGCCCAGTTTTCCCAGGGCCACGATCTGGGTCAGCTCTGCCTGGAACAGCCATCAGGTTGCAGCCATCTAGGCTGGTGGCAGAGGACCCAGTCTCCCCACCGCCTACCTTGGGACTGCTATAGCCTCCACCAATCTCTGCCTAGCAGGGCGGGGAGGGTAGAAGGTCTGTTACCACTTGTGAAGGGAGCAGGGTTCTGTCCTTCAAGACCCTAGAATCCAGCTTCTCCGGGCTCATCAGCACCTGAGGGCTGCTTCCCACATGGCCCAGGCTCCAACCTCTCACCTTGGCCCTGACCACCCCGAGGCCCTGGGGTTCGGTGCCCCAGCTCCAAGTGTGGAGGCATAGGCAGGATCCCTTTGCGGTgccatataaatatgtatatgtgtatatagatttttaggggaaggggagagggaagggttggGGTGGagacacccctccctcacccctttccTGGACCCATaaactggggggaggagggaaaggatttctacattttttaaactgcTATTTTCTGAATGAAACGGGCTGGGCCAAAGGGCCCCAGGCCCTGTCCCTTGTCCCTCACACCCTTTTCAGCTCCGTTTATTCAtacattcaaaaaacatttgttgagcaccttttctgtGCCCAGCGCTATGCTAGGCCCACCACGGCGTGTGCGTGTGTGGGTCTctacaccacctaaggggtgcctcccccacccaccccatacTTCACCGGTGCCTTTAGGGGATCTGTAGGAGGTGGGACCCTTCTTGCGGAGTTTGGGGGGCTCCAGGAAGCCTGGCCAAGCTGTCCCCCTCCCCTGTGCCAACCCACCCCTGCAGCCCTCTGCCTCGCGCCCTGCTGGCTGGGGGCAGCTCCCAGGATGTGCTGCCTTCCAGCTCTGAGTCCTTTGTCTGGAACCCCTCCCCCAAATGCTGGGTCTGGAGGTCAAGGCCTTGGGCTCTCCCCAGGGCCTGTCGGTTAAGGGGACCCACATACCAGTGCCAAGGGGGATGTCAGGTGGAGATGTCGTTACccttccgcccccccccccagagagctgggggtgggagggaggacaaGGTTGGTCTGAATCAGGTGACCTTCCCATCTAAGTGCCTTCTCTGTAACGGAGAGCCCCAAAGTGATGAGAACTAAAGAGAAAGCCAGACCC contains:
- the CTDSP1 gene encoding carboxy-terminal domain RNA polymerase II polypeptide A small phosphatase 1 isoform X1, with amino-acid sequence MDSSAVITQISKEEARSPLRSKGDQKSAASQKPRSRGLLHSLFCCVCRDDGEALPAHSGAPLLVEENGAVPKHTPVQYLLPEAKAQDSDKICVVIDLDETLVHSSFKPVNNADFIIPVEIDGVVHQSPHWPTPQVYVLKRPHVDEFLQRMGELFECVLFTASLAKYADPVADLLDKWGAFRARLFRESCVFHRGNYVKDLSRLGRDLRRVLILDNSPASYVFHPDNAVPVASWFDNMSDTELHDLLPFFEQLSRVDDVYSVLRQPRPGS
- the CTDSP1 gene encoding carboxy-terminal domain RNA polymerase II polypeptide A small phosphatase 1 isoform X4, whose translation is MDSSAVITQISKEEARSPLRSKGDQKSAASQKPRSRGLLHSLFCCVCRDDGEALPAHSGAPLLVEENGAVPKHTPVQYLLPEAKAQDSDKICVVIDLDETLVHSSFKVYVLKRPHVDEFLQRMGELFECVLFTASLAKYADPVADLLDKWGAFRARLFRESCVFHRGNYVKDLSRLGRDLRRVLILDNSPASYVFHPDNAVPVASWFDNMSDTELHDLLPFFEQLSRVDDVYSVLRQPRPGS
- the CTDSP1 gene encoding carboxy-terminal domain RNA polymerase II polypeptide A small phosphatase 1 isoform X5, coding for MDSSAVITQISKEEARSPLRSKGDQKSAASQKPRSRGLLHSLFCCVCRDDGEALPAHSGAPLLVEENGAVPKPVNNADFIIPVEIDGVVHQVYVLKRPHVDEFLQRMGELFECVLFTASLAKYADPVADLLDKWGAFRARLFRESCVFHRGNYVKDLSRLGRDLRRVLILDNSPASYVFHPDNAVPVASWFDNMSDTELHDLLPFFEQLSRVDDVYSVLRQPRPGS
- the CTDSP1 gene encoding carboxy-terminal domain RNA polymerase II polypeptide A small phosphatase 1 isoform X2, with the protein product MDSSAVITQISKEEARSPLRSKGDQKSAASQKPRSRGLLHSLFCCVCRDDGEALPAHSGAPLLVEENGAVPKHTPVQYLLPEAKAQDSDKICVVIDLDETLVHSSFKPVNNADFIIPVEIDGVVHQVYVLKRPHVDEFLQRMGELFECVLFTASLAKYADPVADLLDKWGAFRARLFRESCVFHRGNYVKDLSRLGRDLRRVLILDNSPASYVFHPDNAVPVASWFDNMSDTELHDLLPFFEQLSRVDDVYSVLRQPRPGS
- the CTDSP1 gene encoding carboxy-terminal domain RNA polymerase II polypeptide A small phosphatase 1 isoform X3; its protein translation is MKSGQGDQKSAASQKPRSRGLLHSLFCCVCRDDGEALPAHSGAPLLVEENGAVPKHTPVQYLLPEAKAQDSDKICVVIDLDETLVHSSFKPVNNADFIIPVEIDGVVHQVYVLKRPHVDEFLQRMGELFECVLFTASLAKYADPVADLLDKWGAFRARLFRESCVFHRGNYVKDLSRLGRDLRRVLILDNSPASYVFHPDNAVPVASWFDNMSDTELHDLLPFFEQLSRVDDVYSVLRQPRPGS